One region of Acidimicrobiia bacterium genomic DNA includes:
- a CDS encoding DUF501 domain-containing protein — protein sequence MKFIKPTSWKEPSQVDISKVANLLGKDPQGEFQIIVYDEATPLIIENSPFFYDGTPMPTRYWILESDIFNKISKLESSGAIKKVQEEIDISEIQKVHDKYEFARNALIDPSFVGPKPSGGVGGTRKGVKCLHAHVANLLATNDDIIGQWTLDEIAKTDFINHRERKVASSQDESNKRIV from the coding sequence ATGAAATTTATTAAGCCAACGAGTTGGAAAGAACCATCCCAAGTTGATATATCAAAAGTTGCAAATCTTTTAGGTAAAGATCCTCAAGGTGAATTTCAGATAATTGTCTATGATGAAGCTACTCCATTGATCATAGAAAATTCGCCATTTTTTTATGATGGTACCCCTATGCCTACTCGTTATTGGATTTTGGAATCTGATATCTTTAATAAAATATCTAAACTAGAAAGTTCAGGAGCAATAAAAAAAGTTCAAGAAGAGATTGATATTAGTGAAATACAAAAAGTTCATGATAAATATGAATTTGCTAGGAATGCATTGATTGACCCATCTTTTGTAGGTCCAAAACCCAGCGGTGGAGTGGGTGGAACAAGGAAAGGTGTCAAATGTCTTCATGCTCATGTCGCCAATCTTTTGGCTACTAATGATGATATTATTGGGCAGTGGACTTTAGATGAAATCGCCAAGACTGACTTTATTAATCATAGGGAACGAAAGGTCGCCTCGAGTCAAGACGAGTCAAATAAAAGGATAGTATGA